A window of Bos taurus isolate L1 Dominette 01449 registration number 42190680 breed Hereford chromosome 19, ARS-UCD2.0, whole genome shotgun sequence contains these coding sequences:
- the PLEKHH3 gene encoding pleckstrin homology domain-containing family H member 3 isoform X3 → MGPLDVTLTQPMRSGPVSDRLQSWEETRSLIPEKGPSEDDPDVVVKGWLYREPRGGGARPWLPPRRAWFVLTRDSLDQFSSSGKGARRLGSLVLTSLCSVSGPERRPKETGLWSVTVSGRKHSVRLCSPRQSEAECWGVALREVIASKAPLETPTQLLLRDIQESRGDPEAVALIYRRNPILRHTSGALYAPLLPLPYGVTAPGPGYAPLREEAVRLFLALQALEGARRPGPLMQGVLQTCRDLPALRDELFLQLAKQTSGPAGPPGPPATQDPAALRYWQLLTCMSCTFRPGGAVRGHLLGHLERTEQALPDSELAEYARFIRRALGRTRGRELVPSLAEISALSRRQELLCTVHCPGAGACPVAIDSHTTAGEVARELVGRLGLTRSRNTFALYEQRGAQERALAGGTLVADVLTRFENLAAEEAGLEDPPDTGWRLCLRLHGPLHPEGLSPDGHELPFLFEQAHALLLRGRPPPPDDTLRALAALRLQSLHRDFPPRAPLPRLDRLLPTPARPREDPPRPVPRPPPSAALLAGAIWSPSLAKRRAERARHGGAGRTAGSVAREGGGGAGRAAAVLGGWKRLRGMGRAEAMAAYLALAAQCPGFGAARYDVLELSTEPGGGAPQKLCLGLGAKAMSLSRPGETEPIHSVSYGRVAACQLMGPHTLALRVGESQLLLQSPQVEEIVQLVNAYLANPSPERPSSSPPPCQDLPDTSPPSQHPGLDEPQGQSGCLGQLQD, encoded by the exons ATG GGCCCCCTAGATGTGACGTTGACTCAGCCTATGAGGAGTGGGCCAGTCTCAGACAG GCTGCAAAGCTGGGAGGAGACACGGAGCCTCATCCCGGAGAAGGGGCCGTCTGAAGATGACCCAGATGTCGTCGTGAAAG GTTGGCTGTACCGCGAGCCCCGAGGAGGAGGGGCGCGGCCCTGGTTGCCCCCGCGCCGAGCCTGGTTTGTGCTCACCCGGGACTCCCTGGACCAGTTCAGCAGCAGCGGGAAGGGGGCGAGGCGGCTCGGGAGCCTAGTGCTCACCAGCCTGTGCTCAGTGTCCGGCCCTGAGCGCAGGCCCAAGGAGACCG GTCTGTGGTCAGTGACCGTGAGTGGCCGGAAGCACAGCGTTCGGCTCTGCTCGCCTCGCCAGTCAGAGGCAGAGTGCTGGGGGGTGGCGCTGCGGGAAGTGATCGCCTCCAAGGCACCTCTGGAGACCCCCACCCAGCTGCTGCTCAGGGACATTCAG GAGAGTCGTGGGGATCCAGAAGCCGTGGCCCTTATTTACAGAAGAAACCCAATTCTGAGGCACACCAGTGGAGCCCTGTATGCCCCACTCCTGCCCCTGCCCTACGGAGTCACTGCCCCAG GTCCCGGCTACGCGCCCTTGCGCGAGGAGGCCGTGAGGCTGTTCCTGGCGCTGCAGGCCCTGGAGGGGGCGCGGCGCCCTGGGCCCCTGATGCAGGGTGTGCTCCAGACCTGCCGGGACCTGCCCGCGCTCCGAGACGAACTCTTCCTGCAGCTGGCTAAGCAGACCTCGGGCCCCGCGGGGCCCCCCGGGCCGCCAGCAACCCAAGACCCCGCGGCCCTGCGGTACTGGCAGCTCCTCACTTGCATGAGCTGCACCTTCCGGCCAGGGGGAGCCGTACGGGGACACCTCCTTGGGCATCTGGAGAG GACTGAGCAGGCGCTCCCGGACTCGGAACTGGCGGAATATGCGCGCTTCATACGGAGAGCGCTGGGCCGGACGCGCGGCCGGGAGCTAGTGCCATCGCTGGCCGAGATTTCCGCGCTGAGCCGACGGCAGGAGTTGTTGTGCACCGTGCACTGTCCGGGGGCTGGTGCCTGCCCTGTGGCCATAGACTCCCACACCACGGCGGGAGAG gtggctCGAGAGCTGGTGGGGCGGCTGGGCTTGACCCGGAGCCGTAATACATTCGCGCTGTACGAGCAACGAGGGGCGCAGGAACGAGCCCTGGCCGGGGGGACTCTCGTGGCCGACGTGCTCACCAGGTTTGAGAA CTTGGCGGCGGAGGAAGCCGGGCTGGAGGACCCGCCGGACACCGGTTGGAGACTATGTCTGCGTCTTCACGGACCTCTGCACCCTGAGGGGCTGTCCCCAGACGGTCACGAACTGCCCTTCCTCTTTGAGCAG GCTCACGCTCTGCTGCTGCGCGGCCGGCCGCCCCCGCCCGACGACACGCTGCGCGCCCTGGCGGCGCTGCGCCTGCAGAGCCTGCACCGGGACTTCCCCCCGCGGGCGCCCCTGCCGCGCCTGGACCGCTTGCTGCCCACCCCGGCCCGGCCGCGTGAAGACCCTCCCCGCCCGGTGCCCAGGCCTCCCCCCTCCGCCGCCCTGCTGGCCGGGGCGATCTGGAGCCCGAGCCTGGCCAAGAGGCGGGCGGAGCGGGCCCGGCACGGCGGGGCCGGCCGCACGGCTGGAAGCGTGGCCCGCGAGGGAGGTGGCGGCGCCGGCAGGGCGGCTGCTGTGCTGGGAGGCTGGAAGCGGCTACGGGGCATGGGCCGAGCTGAGGCCATGGCTGCCTACCTGGCTCTGGCGGCGCAGTGTCCAGGGTTCGGCGCTGCTCGGTATGACGTTCTGGAGCTGAGCACG gagcctggtgggggcgCTCCACAGAAGCTATGCCTGGGCCTGGGAGCCAAGGCCATGTCCCTCTCGCGGCCGGGTGAGACAGAGCCCATCCACAGTGTCAGCTATGGCCGTGTGGCCGCCTGCCAGCTAATGGGTCCCCACACCCTGGCCTTGAGGGTGGGAGAGAGCCAGCTCCTCCTGCAGAGTCCCCAG GTGGAAGAGATCGTGCAGCTGGTGAATGCCTACTTGGCCAACCCCTCCCCCGAGAGGCCCAGCAGCAGCCCTCCTCCATGCCAAGACCTGCCAGACACCTCCCCTCCCAGCCAGCACCCGGGTCTGGACGAGCCCCAGGGACAGTCGGGCTGTTTGGGGCAGCTGCAGGACTGA
- the PLEKHH3 gene encoding pleckstrin homology domain-containing family H member 3 isoform X4 produces the protein MPLPGGLWWLLCCRRGFTLLHRDYGDGELSGDGDEDEDEETFELRTPSPAGGGRGPLDVTLTQPMRSGPVSDRLQSWEETRSLIPEKGPSEDDPDVVVKGWLYREPRGGGARPWLPPRRAWFVLTRDSLDQFSSSGKGARRLGSLVLTSLCSVSGPERRPKETGLWSVTVSGRKHSVRLCSPRQSEAECWGVALREVIASKAPLETPTQLLLRDIQESRGDPEAVALIYRRNPILRHTSGALYAPLLPLPYGVTAPGPGYAPLREEAVRLFLALQALEGARRPGPLMQGVLQTCRDLPALRDELFLQLAKQTSGPAGPPGPPATQDPAALRYWQLLTCMSCTFRPGGAVRGHLLGHLERTEQALPDSELAEYARFIRRALGRTRGRELVPSLAEISALSRRQELLCTVHCPGAGACPVAIDSHTTAGEVARELVGRLGLTRSRNTFALYEQRGAQERALAGGTLVADVLTRFENLAAEEAGLEDPPDTGWRLCLRLHGPLHPEGLSPDGHELPFLFEQAHALLLRGRPPPPDDTLRALAALRLQSLHRDFPPRAPLPRLDRLLPTPARPREDPPRPVPRPPPSAALLAGAIWSPSLAKRRAERARHGGAGRTAGSVAREGGGGAGRAAAVLGGWKRLRGMGRAEAMAAYLALAAQCPGFGAARSLVGALHRSYAWAWEPRPCPSRGRVRQSPSTVSAMAVWPPAS, from the exons ATGCCTCTCCCCGGGGgattgtggtggctcctctgcTGCCGTCGAGGCTTTACTCTTCTGCATCGGGACTACGGGGACGGCGAGCTTAGCGGGGACGGGGACGAAGACGAGGACGAGGAGACCTTTGAGCTACGGACCCCGAGTCCAGCGGGCGGCGGGAGG GGCCCCCTAGATGTGACGTTGACTCAGCCTATGAGGAGTGGGCCAGTCTCAGACAG GCTGCAAAGCTGGGAGGAGACACGGAGCCTCATCCCGGAGAAGGGGCCGTCTGAAGATGACCCAGATGTCGTCGTGAAAG GTTGGCTGTACCGCGAGCCCCGAGGAGGAGGGGCGCGGCCCTGGTTGCCCCCGCGCCGAGCCTGGTTTGTGCTCACCCGGGACTCCCTGGACCAGTTCAGCAGCAGCGGGAAGGGGGCGAGGCGGCTCGGGAGCCTAGTGCTCACCAGCCTGTGCTCAGTGTCCGGCCCTGAGCGCAGGCCCAAGGAGACCG GTCTGTGGTCAGTGACCGTGAGTGGCCGGAAGCACAGCGTTCGGCTCTGCTCGCCTCGCCAGTCAGAGGCAGAGTGCTGGGGGGTGGCGCTGCGGGAAGTGATCGCCTCCAAGGCACCTCTGGAGACCCCCACCCAGCTGCTGCTCAGGGACATTCAG GAGAGTCGTGGGGATCCAGAAGCCGTGGCCCTTATTTACAGAAGAAACCCAATTCTGAGGCACACCAGTGGAGCCCTGTATGCCCCACTCCTGCCCCTGCCCTACGGAGTCACTGCCCCAG GTCCCGGCTACGCGCCCTTGCGCGAGGAGGCCGTGAGGCTGTTCCTGGCGCTGCAGGCCCTGGAGGGGGCGCGGCGCCCTGGGCCCCTGATGCAGGGTGTGCTCCAGACCTGCCGGGACCTGCCCGCGCTCCGAGACGAACTCTTCCTGCAGCTGGCTAAGCAGACCTCGGGCCCCGCGGGGCCCCCCGGGCCGCCAGCAACCCAAGACCCCGCGGCCCTGCGGTACTGGCAGCTCCTCACTTGCATGAGCTGCACCTTCCGGCCAGGGGGAGCCGTACGGGGACACCTCCTTGGGCATCTGGAGAG GACTGAGCAGGCGCTCCCGGACTCGGAACTGGCGGAATATGCGCGCTTCATACGGAGAGCGCTGGGCCGGACGCGCGGCCGGGAGCTAGTGCCATCGCTGGCCGAGATTTCCGCGCTGAGCCGACGGCAGGAGTTGTTGTGCACCGTGCACTGTCCGGGGGCTGGTGCCTGCCCTGTGGCCATAGACTCCCACACCACGGCGGGAGAG gtggctCGAGAGCTGGTGGGGCGGCTGGGCTTGACCCGGAGCCGTAATACATTCGCGCTGTACGAGCAACGAGGGGCGCAGGAACGAGCCCTGGCCGGGGGGACTCTCGTGGCCGACGTGCTCACCAGGTTTGAGAA CTTGGCGGCGGAGGAAGCCGGGCTGGAGGACCCGCCGGACACCGGTTGGAGACTATGTCTGCGTCTTCACGGACCTCTGCACCCTGAGGGGCTGTCCCCAGACGGTCACGAACTGCCCTTCCTCTTTGAGCAG GCTCACGCTCTGCTGCTGCGCGGCCGGCCGCCCCCGCCCGACGACACGCTGCGCGCCCTGGCGGCGCTGCGCCTGCAGAGCCTGCACCGGGACTTCCCCCCGCGGGCGCCCCTGCCGCGCCTGGACCGCTTGCTGCCCACCCCGGCCCGGCCGCGTGAAGACCCTCCCCGCCCGGTGCCCAGGCCTCCCCCCTCCGCCGCCCTGCTGGCCGGGGCGATCTGGAGCCCGAGCCTGGCCAAGAGGCGGGCGGAGCGGGCCCGGCACGGCGGGGCCGGCCGCACGGCTGGAAGCGTGGCCCGCGAGGGAGGTGGCGGCGCCGGCAGGGCGGCTGCTGTGCTGGGAGGCTGGAAGCGGCTACGGGGCATGGGCCGAGCTGAGGCCATGGCTGCCTACCTGGCTCTGGCGGCGCAGTGTCCAGGGTTCGGCGCTGCTCG gagcctggtgggggcgCTCCACAGAAGCTATGCCTGGGCCTGGGAGCCAAGGCCATGTCCCTCTCGCGGCCGGGTGAGACAGAGCCCATCCACAGTGTCAGCTATGGCCGTGTGGCCGCCTGCCAGCTAA